A window of Gasterosteus aculeatus chromosome 9, fGasAcu3.hap1.1, whole genome shotgun sequence contains these coding sequences:
- the dlc1 gene encoding rho GTPase-activating protein 7 isoform X3, protein MLNGMSRSMRLLLLQKSFSDHIRSSTTRALDRLSKPAREGQLAEIEAKEACTWLWAAGFPQYAQLYEDRLFLDAQFPIDISSVTRDHDFLERDAIEALCRRLNTLNKCALMRLEISPQRKRSEDSDEDEPCAISGRWTFQRDSKRWSRMDELEVFSSLPADAAPPPFPKDHPSQKSKLALREANSSESMLTDLSELPEVGSIHSSGSRGRGGGEEEQEKSHAAALANEAGAAGATRASSVASMCSSSGTGGSGCVNEDSLSDGMPPSPLETLGQFTFDVKTATGGPGGSLDREDGGSKSTRSRAKSFLKRMESLRLRSGTSSKRKKKGSASGGKIEISGPVIKEGLDDDKLRRLNCVDISSINLNQNLNHHRIPAQTMTLNRNRSVSYSTQTSNGSTGSTGSSHSEASSGSAVSTPSPVTRARSHSIAAGSSKRGGMYLEGFDPFSVPQHASDGLLTTPPKSAPPIPCQAGKGMTVDEQNRRNNRAARDDIRRAAAAAAAEEEGEEEEVGEDGTIFFFLPEGHKPGTFPTALQDGSSRTSNGNDNGNSVILRGRQSSRQRQCSSGSVDSRLSFYDNVPYAEREEGAEEEEEEEEEEEGGDEHKLEQVLQHVSGLQRFVNAWSEAVAGEEEEEEEEEEEEDDDDEEEEEGDSDSALDSASPCPSSPLQNRLEETENGSDQDSTGNPLGEGEEGMRERRDSGVGASLTRTSRPQKLRWPSFQNSHRPSLASAQLQISCQSVLQMNLLQKFSLLQLTALLERHTPTNKHGFSWAVPKFMKRIKVRDYKDRNVFGVPLQVIVQRSGQPLPQGIQQAMRYLRNQCLDQVGLFRKSGVKSRIQALRLMNEASGVDGGGVNYEGQSAYDVADMLKQYFRDLPEPLLTSKLSETFLQIYQYMPKELRLQAARAAVVLLPDENREALRTLLCLLSDVTASVSENQMTPTNLAVCLAPSLFHLNTLRRKESSSPRVMNRKQTLGKPDQRDLNENLAATHGLAHMIQECSKLFRIPEEMNRCRNSYVEQALLPGRLEDLTGEDAVQGGYRAYLKDSLDALLKDAKDKFKGYDSCSTPEHAELSCKKVHDGFPLRLWKVTVEVPASPEEVLTRLLREQGYWDEDLLESRVVETLDERTEVYQYVRNTMAPHPTRDHLVLRTWVTDLPKGACALVCRSVDHEGARVVGVRTNVLTSRYFIEPCGSNKSRLTHISRNDCRGRFPEWYNKLYGQLCAAEVARIRDSFNVPMDK, encoded by the exons AGATCGAAGCCAAAGAGGCCTGTACCTGGCTCTGGGCAGCAGGGTTCCCACAGTACGCCCAGCTTTACGAAG ACCGTCTGTTCTTAGATGCCCAGTTTCCCATCGACATCTCTTCAGTCACCAGAGACCATGACTTCCTCGAGCGGGACGCTATTGAGGCTCTCTGCAG GAGACTGAACACACTGAACAAGTGCGCTCTGATGAGACTGGAGATATCGCCGCAAAGAAAGCGA AGCGAGGACTCCGATGAGGACGAGCCGTGTGCCATCAGCGGCCGCTGGACCTTCCAGAGGGACAGCAAGCGCTGGTCCCGCATGGATGAGCTGGAGGTTTTTTCCTCACTGCCTGCAGATGCCGCGCCGCCCCCATTCCCCAAGGACCATCCGTCCCAGAAGAGCAAGCTCGCCCTGCGCGAGGCCAACAGTTCAGAGAGCATGCTGACAGACCTCAGCGAGCTGCCTGAAGTGGGCTCTATccacagcagcggcagcagagggagaggaggaggagaggaggagcaggagaagagcCACGCCGCTGCCCTGGCAAACGAAGCCGGGGCCGCCGGGGCAACGCGCGCCAGCTCCGTGGCTAGCATGTGTTCGTCCTCGGGCACCGGCGGGTCGGGATGCGTTAATGAGGACTCGCTGTCGGACGGGATGCCCCCGTCGCCCCTGGAGACGCTCGGGCAGTTCACCTTCGACGTGAAAACGGCAACGGGAGGCCCGGGGGGAAGTCTGGACAGAGAAGACGGCGGCAGCAAAAGCACACGCTCGAGAGCCAAGAGCTTCCTCAAGAGGATGGAGAGCCTGCGGCTGCGCAGCGGCACCTCGTccaagagaaagaagaagggcAGCGCCAGTGGGGGGAAGATAGAAATCAGTGGTCCTGTCATCAAGGAGGGTCTAGATGATGACAAGCTGCGGAGGCTCAACTGTGTGGACATCTCCAGCATCAACCTCAACCAGAACCTCAATCACCACCGCATTCCCGCTCAGACAATGACGCTCAACCGCAATCGCTCCGTCTCCTATTCCACTCAGACCAGCAACGGcagcactgggagcactgggagcaGCCATTCCGAAGCCAGCAGCGGGAGTGCGGTGAGCACGCCGAGCCCGGTGACCCGCGCTCGCAGTCACAGCATAGCGGCGGGCTCCAGCAAAAGGGGAGGGATGTATTTGGAGGGTTTCGATCCTTTCAGCGTTCCCCAACACGCTTCGGATGGCCTGCTGACGACCCCGCCCAAATCTGCCCCGCCCATCCCCTGCCAAGCCGGCAAAGGGATGACGGTCGATGAGCAGAACCGCAGGAACAACCGCGCCGCTCGAGACGACATtagacgagcagcagcagcagcagcagcagaagaagaaggagaggaggaggaggtgggagaggaCGGCacgatcttcttcttcttacccGAAGGTCACAAGCCCGGAACCTTCCCCACAGCCCTGCAGGACGGGAGTTCACGCACCAGCAACGGGAATGACAACGGGAACTCTGTGATCCTCAGAGGGCGGCAAAGCAGTCGGCAGCGCCAGTGCTCCTCGGGCTCCGTGGACAGTCGGCTCAGCTTTTATGACAACGTGCCCTACGctgagagggaggaaggtgcagaggaggaggaggaggaggaggaggaggaggaggggggggatgaacACAAACTGGAGCAAGTGCTGCAACACGTCAGCGGCCTGCAGCGGTTCGTTAACGCCTGGTCAGAGGCTGTGGCcggcgaagaagaagaagaagaggaggaggaggaggaggaggacgacgatgacgaagaggaggaggagggagactctGACTCAGCGCTGGACTCGGCCTCGCCGTGCCCGTCGTCTCCCCTGCAGAACCGGCTGGAGGAGACAGAGAACGGGAGTGACCAAGACAGCACGGGAAACCCgctgggagagggagaggaagggatgagagagaggagggattcTGGTGTCGGGGCGTCTCTAACCAGAACCAGCAG ACCGCAGAAACTCCGTTGGCCGAGCTTCCAGAATTCCCACCGGCCGAGTTTGGCCTCAGCCCAGCTCCAGATCAGCTGCCAGTCTGTCCTACAGATGAATCTGCTTCAGAagttctctctgctgcagctcacTGCTCTGCTGGAAAGACACACCCcgacaaacaaacatggctTCAGCTG GGCCGTGCCAAAGTTTATGAAACGCATCAAGGTTCGGGACTACAAAGACAGGAATGTTTTCGGTGTTCCACTCCAAGTCATCGTCCAGCGAAGCGGCCAGCCCCTCCCTCAGGGGATTCAGCAGGCCATGCGCTACTTACGCAACCAGTGCCTTGATCAG GTGGGGCTTTTCAGGAAATCGGGCGTTAAATCTCGTATTCAAGCTCTTCGTCTGATGAACGAGGCGAGCGGCGTAGACGGGGGAGGCGTCAACTACGAGGGCCAATCGGCGTACGACGTCGCAGACATGCTGAAGCAATATTTCAGAGATTTACCAGAACCCCTGCTCACCAGCAAGCTCTCTGAGACCTTCCTGCAGATTTATCAGT acaTGCCTAAAGAGCTCCGTCTGCAGGCGGCCCGTGCCGCCGTGGTGCTGCTGCCCGACGAGAACCGCGAGGCGCTGCGGACTCTGCTGTGTCTGCTGAGCGACGTGACGGCCAGCGTGTCCGAGAACCAGATGACGCCCACCAACCTGGCTGTCTGTCTGGCCCCGTCCCTCTTCCACCTCAACACCTTGCGTCGCAAGGAGAGCTCCTCGCCAAG GGTGATGAACAGGAAGCAGACACTGGGAAAGCCGGACCAGAGAGACCTGAATGAGAACCTGGCTGCCACTCACGGCCTAGCACACATGATCCAAGAGTGCAGCAAGCTCTTCCGg ATCCCAGAGGAGATGAATCGCTGCAGAAACTCCTACGTGGAgcaggcgctgctgcctggGCGCTTGGAAGACCTCACAGGCGAGGACGCCGTACAGGGGGGTTACAGGGCCTACCTGAAGGACAGCCTAGACGCCCTCCTCAAAGACGCCAAGGACAAGTTCAAAGGTTACGACAGCTGCTCCACACCTGAGCACGCCGAACTTTCCTGCAAGAAG GTTCATGACGGCTTTCCACTGCGGCTGTGGAAGGTGACCGTGGAGGTGCCTGCGAGTCCTGAGGAGGTCCTGACGCGATTGCTGCGGGAGCAGGGCTACTGGGACGAGGACCTGCTCGAGAGCCGGGTGGTGGAGACCCTGGATGAGAGGACGGAGGTCTACCAGTACGTCAGGAATACCATGGCTCCACATCCCACCAGAGACCACCTGGTGCTCAG AACATGGGTAACGGACCTGCCCAAGGGAGCGTGCGCACTTGTGTGTAGATCTGTGGACCATGAGGGCGCACGCGTTGTAGGCGTTCGGACCAACGTACTGACCTCCCGCTACTTCATCGAGCCCTGTGGAAGCAACAAATCCAGACTGACGCATATTTCCAGGAACGACTGCAG ggGTCGTTTCCCAGAGTGGTACAATAAACTATATGGACAGCTGTGTGCGGCGGAGGTGGCGCGGATACGGGACTCCTTCAACGTGCCCATGGACAAATGA
- the dlc1 gene encoding rho GTPase-activating protein 7 isoform X5, with translation MNQASEIEAKEACTWLWAAGFPQYAQLYEDRLFLDAQFPIDISSVTRDHDFLERDAIEALCRRLNTLNKCALMRLEISPQRKRSEDSDEDEPCAISGRWTFQRDSKRWSRMDELEVFSSLPADAAPPPFPKDHPSQKSKLALREANSSESMLTDLSELPEVGSIHSSGSRGRGGGEEEQEKSHAAALANEAGAAGATRASSVASMCSSSGTGGSGCVNEDSLSDGMPPSPLETLGQFTFDVKTATGGPGGSLDREDGGSKSTRSRAKSFLKRMESLRLRSGTSSKRKKKGSASGGKIEISGPVIKEGLDDDKLRRLNCVDISSINLNQNLNHHRIPAQTMTLNRNRSVSYSTQTSNGSTGSTGSSHSEASSGSAVSTPSPVTRARSHSIAAGSSKRGGMYLEGFDPFSVPQHASDGLLTTPPKSAPPIPCQAGKGMTVDEQNRRNNRAARDDIRRAAAAAAAEEEGEEEEVGEDGTIFFFLPEGHKPGTFPTALQDGSSRTSNGNDNGNSVILRGRQSSRQRQCSSGSVDSRLSFYDNVPYAEREEGAEEEEEEEEEEEGGDEHKLEQVLQHVSGLQRFVNAWSEAVAGEEEEEEEEEEEEDDDDEEEEEGDSDSALDSASPCPSSPLQNRLEETENGSDQDSTGNPLGEGEEGMRERRDSGVGASLTRTSRPQKLRWPSFQNSHRPSLASAQLQISCQSVLQMNLLQKFSLLQLTALLERHTPTNKHGFSWAVPKFMKRIKVRDYKDRNVFGVPLQVIVQRSGQPLPQGIQQAMRYLRNQCLDQVGLFRKSGVKSRIQALRLMNEASGVDGGGVNYEGQSAYDVADMLKQYFRDLPEPLLTSKLSETFLQIYQYMPKELRLQAARAAVVLLPDENREALRTLLCLLSDVTASVSENQMTPTNLAVCLAPSLFHLNTLRRKESSSPRVMNRKQTLGKPDQRDLNENLAATHGLAHMIQECSKLFRIPEEMNRCRNSYVEQALLPGRLEDLTGEDAVQGGYRAYLKDSLDALLKDAKDKFKGYDSCSTPEHAELSCKKVHDGFPLRLWKVTVEVPASPEEVLTRLLREQGYWDEDLLESRVVETLDERTEVYQYVRNTMAPHPTRDHLVLRTWVTDLPKGACALVCRSVDHEGARVVGVRTNVLTSRYFIEPCGSNKSRLTHISRNDCRGRFPEWYNKLYGQLCAAEVARIRDSFNVPMDK, from the exons AGATCGAAGCCAAAGAGGCCTGTACCTGGCTCTGGGCAGCAGGGTTCCCACAGTACGCCCAGCTTTACGAAG ACCGTCTGTTCTTAGATGCCCAGTTTCCCATCGACATCTCTTCAGTCACCAGAGACCATGACTTCCTCGAGCGGGACGCTATTGAGGCTCTCTGCAG GAGACTGAACACACTGAACAAGTGCGCTCTGATGAGACTGGAGATATCGCCGCAAAGAAAGCGA AGCGAGGACTCCGATGAGGACGAGCCGTGTGCCATCAGCGGCCGCTGGACCTTCCAGAGGGACAGCAAGCGCTGGTCCCGCATGGATGAGCTGGAGGTTTTTTCCTCACTGCCTGCAGATGCCGCGCCGCCCCCATTCCCCAAGGACCATCCGTCCCAGAAGAGCAAGCTCGCCCTGCGCGAGGCCAACAGTTCAGAGAGCATGCTGACAGACCTCAGCGAGCTGCCTGAAGTGGGCTCTATccacagcagcggcagcagagggagaggaggaggagaggaggagcaggagaagagcCACGCCGCTGCCCTGGCAAACGAAGCCGGGGCCGCCGGGGCAACGCGCGCCAGCTCCGTGGCTAGCATGTGTTCGTCCTCGGGCACCGGCGGGTCGGGATGCGTTAATGAGGACTCGCTGTCGGACGGGATGCCCCCGTCGCCCCTGGAGACGCTCGGGCAGTTCACCTTCGACGTGAAAACGGCAACGGGAGGCCCGGGGGGAAGTCTGGACAGAGAAGACGGCGGCAGCAAAAGCACACGCTCGAGAGCCAAGAGCTTCCTCAAGAGGATGGAGAGCCTGCGGCTGCGCAGCGGCACCTCGTccaagagaaagaagaagggcAGCGCCAGTGGGGGGAAGATAGAAATCAGTGGTCCTGTCATCAAGGAGGGTCTAGATGATGACAAGCTGCGGAGGCTCAACTGTGTGGACATCTCCAGCATCAACCTCAACCAGAACCTCAATCACCACCGCATTCCCGCTCAGACAATGACGCTCAACCGCAATCGCTCCGTCTCCTATTCCACTCAGACCAGCAACGGcagcactgggagcactgggagcaGCCATTCCGAAGCCAGCAGCGGGAGTGCGGTGAGCACGCCGAGCCCGGTGACCCGCGCTCGCAGTCACAGCATAGCGGCGGGCTCCAGCAAAAGGGGAGGGATGTATTTGGAGGGTTTCGATCCTTTCAGCGTTCCCCAACACGCTTCGGATGGCCTGCTGACGACCCCGCCCAAATCTGCCCCGCCCATCCCCTGCCAAGCCGGCAAAGGGATGACGGTCGATGAGCAGAACCGCAGGAACAACCGCGCCGCTCGAGACGACATtagacgagcagcagcagcagcagcagcagaagaagaaggagaggaggaggaggtgggagaggaCGGCacgatcttcttcttcttacccGAAGGTCACAAGCCCGGAACCTTCCCCACAGCCCTGCAGGACGGGAGTTCACGCACCAGCAACGGGAATGACAACGGGAACTCTGTGATCCTCAGAGGGCGGCAAAGCAGTCGGCAGCGCCAGTGCTCCTCGGGCTCCGTGGACAGTCGGCTCAGCTTTTATGACAACGTGCCCTACGctgagagggaggaaggtgcagaggaggaggaggaggaggaggaggaggaggaggggggggatgaacACAAACTGGAGCAAGTGCTGCAACACGTCAGCGGCCTGCAGCGGTTCGTTAACGCCTGGTCAGAGGCTGTGGCcggcgaagaagaagaagaagaggaggaggaggaggaggaggacgacgatgacgaagaggaggaggagggagactctGACTCAGCGCTGGACTCGGCCTCGCCGTGCCCGTCGTCTCCCCTGCAGAACCGGCTGGAGGAGACAGAGAACGGGAGTGACCAAGACAGCACGGGAAACCCgctgggagagggagaggaagggatgagagagaggagggattcTGGTGTCGGGGCGTCTCTAACCAGAACCAGCAG ACCGCAGAAACTCCGTTGGCCGAGCTTCCAGAATTCCCACCGGCCGAGTTTGGCCTCAGCCCAGCTCCAGATCAGCTGCCAGTCTGTCCTACAGATGAATCTGCTTCAGAagttctctctgctgcagctcacTGCTCTGCTGGAAAGACACACCCcgacaaacaaacatggctTCAGCTG GGCCGTGCCAAAGTTTATGAAACGCATCAAGGTTCGGGACTACAAAGACAGGAATGTTTTCGGTGTTCCACTCCAAGTCATCGTCCAGCGAAGCGGCCAGCCCCTCCCTCAGGGGATTCAGCAGGCCATGCGCTACTTACGCAACCAGTGCCTTGATCAG GTGGGGCTTTTCAGGAAATCGGGCGTTAAATCTCGTATTCAAGCTCTTCGTCTGATGAACGAGGCGAGCGGCGTAGACGGGGGAGGCGTCAACTACGAGGGCCAATCGGCGTACGACGTCGCAGACATGCTGAAGCAATATTTCAGAGATTTACCAGAACCCCTGCTCACCAGCAAGCTCTCTGAGACCTTCCTGCAGATTTATCAGT acaTGCCTAAAGAGCTCCGTCTGCAGGCGGCCCGTGCCGCCGTGGTGCTGCTGCCCGACGAGAACCGCGAGGCGCTGCGGACTCTGCTGTGTCTGCTGAGCGACGTGACGGCCAGCGTGTCCGAGAACCAGATGACGCCCACCAACCTGGCTGTCTGTCTGGCCCCGTCCCTCTTCCACCTCAACACCTTGCGTCGCAAGGAGAGCTCCTCGCCAAG GGTGATGAACAGGAAGCAGACACTGGGAAAGCCGGACCAGAGAGACCTGAATGAGAACCTGGCTGCCACTCACGGCCTAGCACACATGATCCAAGAGTGCAGCAAGCTCTTCCGg ATCCCAGAGGAGATGAATCGCTGCAGAAACTCCTACGTGGAgcaggcgctgctgcctggGCGCTTGGAAGACCTCACAGGCGAGGACGCCGTACAGGGGGGTTACAGGGCCTACCTGAAGGACAGCCTAGACGCCCTCCTCAAAGACGCCAAGGACAAGTTCAAAGGTTACGACAGCTGCTCCACACCTGAGCACGCCGAACTTTCCTGCAAGAAG GTTCATGACGGCTTTCCACTGCGGCTGTGGAAGGTGACCGTGGAGGTGCCTGCGAGTCCTGAGGAGGTCCTGACGCGATTGCTGCGGGAGCAGGGCTACTGGGACGAGGACCTGCTCGAGAGCCGGGTGGTGGAGACCCTGGATGAGAGGACGGAGGTCTACCAGTACGTCAGGAATACCATGGCTCCACATCCCACCAGAGACCACCTGGTGCTCAG AACATGGGTAACGGACCTGCCCAAGGGAGCGTGCGCACTTGTGTGTAGATCTGTGGACCATGAGGGCGCACGCGTTGTAGGCGTTCGGACCAACGTACTGACCTCCCGCTACTTCATCGAGCCCTGTGGAAGCAACAAATCCAGACTGACGCATATTTCCAGGAACGACTGCAG ggGTCGTTTCCCAGAGTGGTACAATAAACTATATGGACAGCTGTGTGCGGCGGAGGTGGCGCGGATACGGGACTCCTTCAACGTGCCCATGGACAAATGA
- the dlc1 gene encoding rho GTPase-activating protein 7 isoform X7 — MILTQIEAKEACTWLWAAGFPQYAQLYEDAQFPIDISSVTRDHDFLERDAIEALCRRLNTLNKCALMRLEISPQRKRSEDSDEDEPCAISGRWTFQRDSKRWSRMDELEVFSSLPADAAPPPFPKDHPSQKSKLALREANSSESMLTDLSELPEVGSIHSSGSRGRGGGEEEQEKSHAAALANEAGAAGATRASSVASMCSSSGTGGSGCVNEDSLSDGMPPSPLETLGQFTFDVKTATGGPGGSLDREDGGSKSTRSRAKSFLKRMESLRLRSGTSSKRKKKGSASGGKIEISGPVIKEGLDDDKLRRLNCVDISSINLNQNLNHHRIPAQTMTLNRNRSVSYSTQTSNGSTGSTGSSHSEASSGSAVSTPSPVTRARSHSIAAGSSKRGGMYLEGFDPFSVPQHASDGLLTTPPKSAPPIPCQAGKGMTVDEQNRRNNRAARDDIRRAAAAAAAEEEGEEEEVGEDGTIFFFLPEGHKPGTFPTALQDGSSRTSNGNDNGNSVILRGRQSSRQRQCSSGSVDSRLSFYDNVPYAEREEGAEEEEEEEEEEEGGDEHKLEQVLQHVSGLQRFVNAWSEAVAGEEEEEEEEEEEEDDDDEEEEEGDSDSALDSASPCPSSPLQNRLEETENGSDQDSTGNPLGEGEEGMRERRDSGVGASLTRTSRPQKLRWPSFQNSHRPSLASAQLQISCQSVLQMNLLQKFSLLQLTALLERHTPTNKHGFSWAVPKFMKRIKVRDYKDRNVFGVPLQVIVQRSGQPLPQGIQQAMRYLRNQCLDQVGLFRKSGVKSRIQALRLMNEASGVDGGGVNYEGQSAYDVADMLKQYFRDLPEPLLTSKLSETFLQIYQYMPKELRLQAARAAVVLLPDENREALRTLLCLLSDVTASVSENQMTPTNLAVCLAPSLFHLNTLRRKESSSPRVMNRKQTLGKPDQRDLNENLAATHGLAHMIQECSKLFRIPEEMNRCRNSYVEQALLPGRLEDLTGEDAVQGGYRAYLKDSLDALLKDAKDKFKGYDSCSTPEHAELSCKKVHDGFPLRLWKVTVEVPASPEEVLTRLLREQGYWDEDLLESRVVETLDERTEVYQYVRNTMAPHPTRDHLVLRTWVTDLPKGACALVCRSVDHEGARVVGVRTNVLTSRYFIEPCGSNKSRLTHISRNDCRGRFPEWYNKLYGQLCAAEVARIRDSFNVPMDK, encoded by the exons ATGATACTAACAC AGATCGAAGCCAAAGAGGCCTGTACCTGGCTCTGGGCAGCAGGGTTCCCACAGTACGCCCAGCTTTACGAAG ATGCCCAGTTTCCCATCGACATCTCTTCAGTCACCAGAGACCATGACTTCCTCGAGCGGGACGCTATTGAGGCTCTCTGCAG GAGACTGAACACACTGAACAAGTGCGCTCTGATGAGACTGGAGATATCGCCGCAAAGAAAGCGA AGCGAGGACTCCGATGAGGACGAGCCGTGTGCCATCAGCGGCCGCTGGACCTTCCAGAGGGACAGCAAGCGCTGGTCCCGCATGGATGAGCTGGAGGTTTTTTCCTCACTGCCTGCAGATGCCGCGCCGCCCCCATTCCCCAAGGACCATCCGTCCCAGAAGAGCAAGCTCGCCCTGCGCGAGGCCAACAGTTCAGAGAGCATGCTGACAGACCTCAGCGAGCTGCCTGAAGTGGGCTCTATccacagcagcggcagcagagggagaggaggaggagaggaggagcaggagaagagcCACGCCGCTGCCCTGGCAAACGAAGCCGGGGCCGCCGGGGCAACGCGCGCCAGCTCCGTGGCTAGCATGTGTTCGTCCTCGGGCACCGGCGGGTCGGGATGCGTTAATGAGGACTCGCTGTCGGACGGGATGCCCCCGTCGCCCCTGGAGACGCTCGGGCAGTTCACCTTCGACGTGAAAACGGCAACGGGAGGCCCGGGGGGAAGTCTGGACAGAGAAGACGGCGGCAGCAAAAGCACACGCTCGAGAGCCAAGAGCTTCCTCAAGAGGATGGAGAGCCTGCGGCTGCGCAGCGGCACCTCGTccaagagaaagaagaagggcAGCGCCAGTGGGGGGAAGATAGAAATCAGTGGTCCTGTCATCAAGGAGGGTCTAGATGATGACAAGCTGCGGAGGCTCAACTGTGTGGACATCTCCAGCATCAACCTCAACCAGAACCTCAATCACCACCGCATTCCCGCTCAGACAATGACGCTCAACCGCAATCGCTCCGTCTCCTATTCCACTCAGACCAGCAACGGcagcactgggagcactgggagcaGCCATTCCGAAGCCAGCAGCGGGAGTGCGGTGAGCACGCCGAGCCCGGTGACCCGCGCTCGCAGTCACAGCATAGCGGCGGGCTCCAGCAAAAGGGGAGGGATGTATTTGGAGGGTTTCGATCCTTTCAGCGTTCCCCAACACGCTTCGGATGGCCTGCTGACGACCCCGCCCAAATCTGCCCCGCCCATCCCCTGCCAAGCCGGCAAAGGGATGACGGTCGATGAGCAGAACCGCAGGAACAACCGCGCCGCTCGAGACGACATtagacgagcagcagcagcagcagcagcagaagaagaaggagaggaggaggaggtgggagaggaCGGCacgatcttcttcttcttacccGAAGGTCACAAGCCCGGAACCTTCCCCACAGCCCTGCAGGACGGGAGTTCACGCACCAGCAACGGGAATGACAACGGGAACTCTGTGATCCTCAGAGGGCGGCAAAGCAGTCGGCAGCGCCAGTGCTCCTCGGGCTCCGTGGACAGTCGGCTCAGCTTTTATGACAACGTGCCCTACGctgagagggaggaaggtgcagaggaggaggaggaggaggaggaggaggaggaggggggggatgaacACAAACTGGAGCAAGTGCTGCAACACGTCAGCGGCCTGCAGCGGTTCGTTAACGCCTGGTCAGAGGCTGTGGCcggcgaagaagaagaagaagaggaggaggaggaggaggaggacgacgatgacgaagaggaggaggagggagactctGACTCAGCGCTGGACTCGGCCTCGCCGTGCCCGTCGTCTCCCCTGCAGAACCGGCTGGAGGAGACAGAGAACGGGAGTGACCAAGACAGCACGGGAAACCCgctgggagagggagaggaagggatgagagagaggagggattcTGGTGTCGGGGCGTCTCTAACCAGAACCAGCAG ACCGCAGAAACTCCGTTGGCCGAGCTTCCAGAATTCCCACCGGCCGAGTTTGGCCTCAGCCCAGCTCCAGATCAGCTGCCAGTCTGTCCTACAGATGAATCTGCTTCAGAagttctctctgctgcagctcacTGCTCTGCTGGAAAGACACACCCcgacaaacaaacatggctTCAGCTG GGCCGTGCCAAAGTTTATGAAACGCATCAAGGTTCGGGACTACAAAGACAGGAATGTTTTCGGTGTTCCACTCCAAGTCATCGTCCAGCGAAGCGGCCAGCCCCTCCCTCAGGGGATTCAGCAGGCCATGCGCTACTTACGCAACCAGTGCCTTGATCAG GTGGGGCTTTTCAGGAAATCGGGCGTTAAATCTCGTATTCAAGCTCTTCGTCTGATGAACGAGGCGAGCGGCGTAGACGGGGGAGGCGTCAACTACGAGGGCCAATCGGCGTACGACGTCGCAGACATGCTGAAGCAATATTTCAGAGATTTACCAGAACCCCTGCTCACCAGCAAGCTCTCTGAGACCTTCCTGCAGATTTATCAGT acaTGCCTAAAGAGCTCCGTCTGCAGGCGGCCCGTGCCGCCGTGGTGCTGCTGCCCGACGAGAACCGCGAGGCGCTGCGGACTCTGCTGTGTCTGCTGAGCGACGTGACGGCCAGCGTGTCCGAGAACCAGATGACGCCCACCAACCTGGCTGTCTGTCTGGCCCCGTCCCTCTTCCACCTCAACACCTTGCGTCGCAAGGAGAGCTCCTCGCCAAG GGTGATGAACAGGAAGCAGACACTGGGAAAGCCGGACCAGAGAGACCTGAATGAGAACCTGGCTGCCACTCACGGCCTAGCACACATGATCCAAGAGTGCAGCAAGCTCTTCCGg ATCCCAGAGGAGATGAATCGCTGCAGAAACTCCTACGTGGAgcaggcgctgctgcctggGCGCTTGGAAGACCTCACAGGCGAGGACGCCGTACAGGGGGGTTACAGGGCCTACCTGAAGGACAGCCTAGACGCCCTCCTCAAAGACGCCAAGGACAAGTTCAAAGGTTACGACAGCTGCTCCACACCTGAGCACGCCGAACTTTCCTGCAAGAAG GTTCATGACGGCTTTCCACTGCGGCTGTGGAAGGTGACCGTGGAGGTGCCTGCGAGTCCTGAGGAGGTCCTGACGCGATTGCTGCGGGAGCAGGGCTACTGGGACGAGGACCTGCTCGAGAGCCGGGTGGTGGAGACCCTGGATGAGAGGACGGAGGTCTACCAGTACGTCAGGAATACCATGGCTCCACATCCCACCAGAGACCACCTGGTGCTCAG AACATGGGTAACGGACCTGCCCAAGGGAGCGTGCGCACTTGTGTGTAGATCTGTGGACCATGAGGGCGCACGCGTTGTAGGCGTTCGGACCAACGTACTGACCTCCCGCTACTTCATCGAGCCCTGTGGAAGCAACAAATCCAGACTGACGCATATTTCCAGGAACGACTGCAG ggGTCGTTTCCCAGAGTGGTACAATAAACTATATGGACAGCTGTGTGCGGCGGAGGTGGCGCGGATACGGGACTCCTTCAACGTGCCCATGGACAAATGA